In a genomic window of Hippoglossus stenolepis isolate QCI-W04-F060 chromosome 15, HSTE1.2, whole genome shotgun sequence:
- the cdc23 gene encoding cell division cycle protein 23 homolog produces MKMAALCCEFGDLVQIKKQLITVISLCKERGLLHSGKWASELAFALDRLPKDELPPSAPFTEDDAQDLDALTLAKSYFDLKEYDRSAYFLKGCCSQKAYFLYMYSRYLSGEKKKDDETVDSLGPLEKGQVRNEALRELRVELSKKHNAGELDGFTLYLYGVVLRKLDLLKEAVEVFVEAIHALPLHWGAWLELSNLVTNIEMLKSLSLPDVWIKDFFMAHMYTELQMIKEALQKYQNLIEAGFSKSTYIISQIAVAYHNIRDIDQALALFNELREQDPYRIDNMDTFSNLLYVKSMKPELSYLAHNLVEIDKYRVETCCVIGNYYSLRSQHEKAALYFQRALKLNPRCLGAWTLMGHEYMEMKNTSAAIQAYRHAIEVNKRDYRAWYGLGQTYEILKMPFYCLYYYRKAHQLRPNDSRMLVALGESYEKLSQQVEAKKCYWRAYSVGDVEKMALLKLAKLHEQLNESDDAAQCYMLYIQDIFSCGEQLEHAEVSTALRYLGQYYFKNKLYDEASLCAQRCCDYNDAREEGKALLRQISQVRDQIETPSADLFAPLSNNNTPVRRVSPLNLISFTP; encoded by the exons ATGAAAATGGCGGCTCTCTGCTGTGAGTTTGGGGACCTGGTGCAAATCAAGAAACAGCTAATAACAGTGATATCGCTTTGTAAAGAAAGAGGACTTCTGCACAGCGGCAAGTG GGCTTCTGAGTTGGCCTTTGCTTTGGACCGACTCCCTAAAGATGAGTTACCCCCatccgctcccttcactgag GATGATGCTCAAGACCTGGATGCACTTACACTGGCTAAATCCTACTTTGACCTGAAAGAGTATGACCGTTCTGCTTACTTCCTGAAAGGCTGCTGCAGTCAGAAGGCCTATTTCCTTTATATGTATTCTCGCTACCTG TCAGGTGAAAAAAAGAAGGACGATGAGACGGTGGACAGCCTGG GCCCCCTGGAGAAGGGTCAGGTTCGCAATGAAGCCCTGCGAGAGCTGAGGGTTGAGCTCAGTAAGAAGCACAATGCAGGAGAGTTGGACGGCTTCACCTTGTACTT GTATGGGGTGGTGCTACGAAAGCTGGATCTGCTAAAGGAGGCCGTTGAAGTGTTTGTTGAGGCAATTCATGCACTTCCTCTTCACTGGGGAGCCTGGCTGGAGCTCAGTAACCTTGTCACCAATATTGAAATG CTGAAGTCACTGTCTCTGCCAGATGTTTGGATCAAAGACTTCTTCATGGCCCACATGtacacagagctgcagatgatCAAGGAAGCATTGCAGAAATACCAAAACCTCATTGAGGCTGGATTTTCTAAGAGCACCTACATCATCTCCCAGATCGCTGTGGCCTACCACAACATCAGAG ATATCGACCAAGCTCTGGCTCTGTTCAACGAGTTGCGGGAACAGGACCCATATCGCATTGACAACATGGACACTTTCTCCAACCTGCTCTATGTTAAG AGCATGAAGCCAGAGTTGAGCTACCTGGCCCACAACCTGGTGGAGATCGACAAGTACAGAGTGGAGACGTGCTGTGTCATCG GTAACTATTACAGCTTACGCTCTCAGCATGAGAAAGCAGCCCTGTACTTCCAGCGGGCCCTTAAACTGAACCCTCGCTGCCTTGGTGCCTGGACTCTCATGGGCCACGAGTACATGGAAATGAAGAACACTTCAGCTGCCATTCAGGCCTACAG gCATGCTATTGAAGTGAACAAGCGTGACTACCGTGCCTGGTATGGCTTAGGTCAGACGTATGAGATCCTGAAGATGCCCTTTTACTGTTTGTACTATTATCGAAAGGCTCACCAGCTCAG GCCTAATGACTCCCGCATGTTAGTTGCACTGGGTGAAAGCTACGAAAAACTGTCACAGCAAGTGGAAGCCAAGAAG TGTTACTGGAGGGCGTACTCTGTTGGAGATGTAGAGAAAATGGCTCTCCTCAAATTAGCAAA GCTCCATGAACAGCTGAATGAGTCTGATGATGCTGCCCAGTGTTACATGCTTTACATCCAAGATATTTTCTCCTGTGGG GAACAACTGGAGCACGCTGAGGTGAGCACAGCCCTACGGTACCTGGGTCAATACTATTTCAAGAACAAGCTCTACGATGAAGCTTCTCTCTGCGCTCAGCGCTGCTGCGACTACAATGAT GCACGTGAAGAGGGAAAAGCTTTGTTGAGGCAGATCTCACAGGTCCGAGATCAGATTGAGACGCCCTCAGCGGATCTGTTTGCACCGCTCTCGAACAACAACACTCCAGTCAGGAGGGTGTCTCCTCTGAACCTCATCTCCTTCACACCTTGA
- the kif20a gene encoding kinesin-like protein KIF20A, producing the protein MALSLSSPCVYPFDEEEEVAVFESTAAEFGGLSRPRLPELSVISPGLDPRPSILEPKLSVKSGLVRQGSGEGNADRVKVYLRIRPLTEMERERGEEQGCVAVQDEETLLLKAPKESQNMRTAERGITQSMHKFSFSKISGAETTQQQFYESTMKKMVKDVLQGENRLLYTYGVTNSGKTYTIQGSGRESGLLPRALASLFRKLQGRLYGAMDLKPVMYQDVKQLEPSEVRVEEIRRNSLLKEDESFISRRVGTTTNGDSGLGGVSSTSHMASLLEDTDSVCLEPDSLSHSGGDDLEEGMHFSIWVSFYEIYNEFLYDLLDVSPSMQPKKRATLRLSDDKQGNPYVKDLSWIQVRSAEEAWRILRAGRRNQSFASTHLNQNSSRSHSIFSIRVLHIRPEAISGQTMHISELTVCDLAGSERCKEQRNGERMKEANNINTSLLTLGRCIAALRNNQNNKSRPPQVVPFRDSKLTRVLQGFFCGRGSSSMVVNINPCASIYDETLQALKFSAIATQLVHGPSTKTRVAYILSLLREPTGHGNDSTVLEEDEDESDAEDGDITMLNTEALLQAIDVLKREVHRQREEKEALEANVREQVVSEMMEVITGMQDGFSETLAAERALMEERYEDKITNLQKHLKKFYSEELQERDQAIEALSEALEKYRESGSVSMLVPEEDGPRRSRRLTTQTEPGKLQADLNQCRAELFTKTQELTKLKMQLEVPGSSGTLTSAADRKLEEGQRNLRQLRLNLQRLGMDLQSAERACCRNTGGERLRQMLNAAEETLAKQDHIMAELQNGLTLVKADLRRKADTLAQIHTIQPQMPPFGFSPSTAEGSCTRKGCGATAVFNAENRAPQKRPFFQSLFPTRTPTRKYNTRAVGEGNVTPYSRILRSRQQSPPPSPVPTPRSLRGKY; encoded by the exons ATGGCACTGTCTTTGTCGTCCCCGTGCGTGTACCCCTtcgatgaggaggaggaagtggctgTGTTCGAGTCGACGGCAGCAGAGTTTGGGGGCCTGTCACGACCACGTCTTCCTGAGCTCTCTGTGATTTCCCCTGGCCTTGATCCCCGGCCGTCCATTTTAGAGCCG AAACTATCAGTGAAATCTGGATTGGTGAGACAAGGAAGTGGTGAAGGAAATGCAGACAGGGTGAAGGTGTATCTGCGCATTCGACCTCTaactgagatggagagagagaggggagaagaacAG GGTTGTGTGGCTGTCCAGGATGAAGAGACTCTGCTGCTCAAAGCTCCAAAGGAGTCTCAGAACATGAGGACTGCAGAGAGGGGCATCACCCAGAGCATGCACAAGTTCAGTTTCTCTAAG ATCTCTGGAGCAGagaccacacagcagcagttttatgAGAGCACGATGAAGAAGATGGTGAAAGACGTGCTTCAGGGAGAAAACCGACTCCTCTACACTTATGGTGTCACCAATTCTGGAAAGACGTACACCATTCAGG GCAGTGGTCGAGAGTCAGGCCTCCTGCCCCGAGCTTTAGCGTCTCTCTTCAGGAAACTGCAGGGTCGCCTCTACGGTGCCATGGACCTGAAGCCTGTCATGTATCAGGATGTGAAACAGCTGGAACCCAGTGAGGTCAGGGTGGAGGAAATCCGCAGAAACTCTCTGCTCAAAGAG gatgaGAGTTTCATTTCTCGTCGAGTTGGTACCACGACAAACGGGGACAGCGGCCTCGGAGGCGTCTCCTCTACTAGTCACATGGCCAGCTTGCtagaag acacagacagtgtttgtctgGAGCCCGACAGCCTTTCACACTCTGGAGGGGACGACCTGGAGGAAGGCATGCATTTCTCTATTTGGGTTTCCTTCTATGAGATCTACAATGAGTTCCTCTACGATCTGCTGGATGTGTCGCCCTCCATGCAGCCCAAAAAGAGAGCCACACTGCGGCTCAGTGACGACAAGCAGGGCAACCCTTATGTGAAAG ATCTCTCCTGGATCCAGGTCCGCAGTGCAGAGGAAGCGTGGAGGATTCTGAGGGCCGGACGTCGCAACCAGAGCTTCGCCAGCACTCACCTAAACCAAAACTCCAGCCGCAG CCACAGCATCTTCTCCATCCGTGTCCTGCACATCCGCCCGGAGGCCATTTCAGGCCAGACCATGCACATCAGCGA ACTGACCGTGTGCGATCTGGCTGGGTCTGAACGCTGTAAGGAGCAGCGTAAcggagagaggatgaaggaggccAACAACATCAACACCTCCCTTTTAACACTGGGACGCTGTATTGCTGCTCTGAGGaacaaccagaacaacaa ATCACGGCCTCCTCAAGTGGTGCCCTTCAGGGACAGCAAACTGACCCGGGTGCTGCAGGGTTTCTTCTGTGGCCGAGGAAGCTCCAGCATGGTGGTCAACATCAACCCATGTGCCTCCATCTACGACGAGACCCTCCAAGCCCTCAAATTCTCGGCCATCGCTACCCAA CTGGTTCATGGCCCATCCACAAAGACCAGAGTGGCCTACATCCTGTCTCTGCTGCGCGAGCCAACAGGACATGGTAACGACAGCACGGTGCTGGAAGAGGACGAGGATGAGAGTGATGCTGAAGATGGAGATATCACCATGTTAAATACTGAG GCCTTACTTCAGGCCATTGATGTTCTGAAGAGAGAGGTGCATCGCCAGCGGGAGGAGAAAGAGGCTCTTGAAGCAAATGTGAGGGAGCAGGTGGTCTCCGAGATGATGGAGGTCATCACTGGGATGCAGGACGGCTTCAG TGAGACCTTGGCGGCAGAAAGGGCTCTAATGGAAGAGCGGTACGAGGACAAGATCACTAACCTGCAGAagcatttgaagaaattctacagtgaggagctgcag GAGCGTGACCAGGCCATTGAAGCTTTGTCTGAGGCCCTTGAAAAATACAGGGAAAGTGGATCAGTGTCCATGCTGGTGCCAGAGGAAGACGGGCCTCGGCGTTCTCGGCGCCTCACCACTCAGACAGAACCTGGCAAGCTGCAGGCCGACCTCAACCAGTGCCGCGCTGAGCTGTTCACCAAGACGCAAG AGTTGACAAAGCTTAAGATGCAGCTGGAAGTGCCGGGCTCATCAGGGACCCTCACCAGTGCCGCTGACCGCAAGCTCGAGGAGGGTCAGCGG AACCTGCGTCAGCTGCGTCTGAATTTGCAGAGGCTGGGGATGGACCTCCAGTCTGCTGAACGAGCCTGCTGTCGCAACACAGGGGGGGAGCGGCTGCGTCAGATGTTAAATGCTGCAGAAGAGACCCTCGCCAAACAG GACCACATCATGGCGGAGCTGCAGAACGGCCTGACGCTGGTCAAAGCCGACTTGAGGCGGAAGGCGGACACCCTGGCCCAGATTCACACAATCCAGCCCCAGATGCCCCCGTTTGGCTTTTCTCCCTCCACTGCAGAGGGATCCTGTACGAGGAAGGGCTGTGGGGCCACTGCAGTGTTTAATGCTGAGAACCGGGCTCCACAGAAACGACCATTTTTCCAGTCCCTGTTCCCGACACGCACCCCAACACGTAAATACAACACTCGTGCTGTTGGGGAGGGAAACGTCACCCCCTACTCGCGGATCTTGCGGTCTCGTCAGCAGTCGCCACCTCCCAGCCCGGTCCCCACCCCTCGTAGTCTCAGGGGGAAGTACTGA